The Ornithodoros turicata isolate Travis chromosome 7, ASM3712646v1, whole genome shotgun sequence genome includes a region encoding these proteins:
- the LOC135401375 gene encoding uncharacterized protein LOC135401375 isoform X1 has protein sequence MCLLRTAAAILFIAPLIISSVGAPVETTGTTIPVKIAIPDTNEVVTSDIPSHSAIPQCLRESSNVTEDVSLLGILKRTFDEGLHVPAQIFTECAKKELRRLQNDIKYETGRPTGGAASDSATVPGEVKLDSPQVQDVLPYDENEEEESPEDYDEKPSKGALEEEPKVEKPKVEEPKVEEPKAEEPKVEERKVEEPKAEEPTPITPKKAVEEPAKIPHEAPKIPDLTTITNAFDSVKPISEHPGVLGEVVRVLQVIFDYKRVQSDLQRILNGDIHKVLQEYPDRAKGFFQLIVSLPERFKGAANDVQEVKKESPADGPYSDVFGNLQAYMNSAAQTSQQLPNMLSLVSTVDALRNIATQLSGLVAPRGFGGFGAGLLPTPPPSPQAALLNEITSVFQHIPATFGSFLNGGRSFGLGRGHRPVRRPVRPPVEPSEVPSEDKPVSPHDEVAAHHTEQVEAKSANDPPAFYKDVATASLAAFDTVSKTLYDILTRDAKAALKEQERQKHE, from the exons ATGTGTCTCCTTCGAACGGCAGCAGCAATTTTATTCATAGCGCCATTGATCATATCGTCTGTAG GAGCTCCTGTTGAGACGACGGGAACGACAATCCCAGTGAAGATAGCCATACCAGACACTAATGAAGTAGTCACTAGTGATATCCCCAGTCATTCAGCCATTCCACAG tGCCTCCGTGAGAGCTCTAACGTCACGGAAGACGTAAGTCTGCTGGGAATACTCAAAAGGACCTTC GATGAAGGATTGCATGTCCCAGCACAAATATTTACTGAG TGTGCCAAGAAGGAACTTAGGAGGCTTCAAAACGACATCAAGTATGAAACGGGGCGCCCGACAGGTGGCGCCGCAAGTGACAGTGCGACAGTCCCCGGGGAGGTGAAACTGGACTCTCCGCAAGTGCAAGACGTACTCCCATACGACGAAAATGAGGAAGAAGAATCACCCGAAGATTACGACGAAAAGCCCTCCAAAGGAGCCTTAGAGGAAGAACCGAAAGTGGAAAAACCGAAAGTGGAAGAACCGAAAGTGGAAGAACCGAAAGCGGAAGAACCAAAAGTAGAAGAACGGAAAGTAGAAGAACCGAAAGCGGAAGAACCAACACCGATCACTCCCAAGAAGGCTGTAGAAGAACCCGCCAAAATACCTCATGAAGCGCCAAAGATCCCGGACTTGACGACTATCACCAACGCTTTCGATTCGGTGAAGCCCATATCCGAGCATCCCGGCGTCCTCGGGGAGGTCGTTAGGGTTCTGCAAGTCATATTCGATTACAAACGTGTCCAGAGTGACCTGCAGAGGATCTTGAACGGTGATATCCACAAGGTGCTCCAGGAGTATCCCGACAGAGCAAAAGGTTTCTTCCAGCTCATCGTTAGCCTGCCTGAAAGGTTCAAGGGAGCTGCAAATGACGTGCAGGAAGTCAAGAAGGAAAG CCCCGCTGACGGACCGTACTCCGACGTCTTCGGCAACCTGCAAGCCTACATGAACTCAGCGGCTCAAACCAGTCAACAACTTCCCAACATGCTGTCGCTAGTCAGCACTGTGGACGCACTTCGAAACATCGCCACACAATTAAGCGGCCTGGTCGCCCCACGTGGTTTCGGTGGCTTCGGCGCGGGCTTGCTACCTACTCCACCTCCATCTCCGCAAGCCGCGTTGCTCAACGAGATCACATCAGTCTTCCAGCATATACCGGCAACATTCGGgtccttcctcaatggtggacGCTCGTTTGGGCTTGGTAGAGGACACCGCCCAGTACGCAGGCCTGTCCGACCACCAGTTGAACCATCAGAAGTTCCATCCGAAGACAAGCCAGTGTCGCCACACGACGAGGTCGCGGCTCACCACACCGAACAGGTCGAAGCGAAATCTGCGAATGACCCTCCTGCATTTTACAAGGACGTGGCCACAGCGAGCCTTGCTGCCTTTGACACAGTGTCCAAGACGTTGTACGACATTTTGACAAGAGATGCCAAAGCTGCTTTGAAAGAGCAAGAACGACAGAAGCACGAGTGA
- the LOC135399994 gene encoding short-chain dehydrogenase/reductase family 9C member 7-like isoform X1 translates to MSRGREGSLILFVFIAVFLFITTALSPALMGSHAMVGRIVLSLAAGLVYYRLGKAYLSGNLPVDERAIFITGCDTGLGYCLADSLVEKGFDVYAGCLDVTSEGARMLADKNVNVVPVDYLELDTVVKSYSQVKRRLREKELWAIVANAGVTTYGEVEWMTPEELRWLIDVNVTGTISFVKEGVSAVKKSRGRIVILTGLHGRLAIPGMVGASATAAALSQFADGLRRELLKFQVQVCTVEPAFYRTRTMDHDSISAALTVVIDRLPSVVKEEYGGAYLESYRFLYPKKIKRYARTNINEVVAAVERSLLNKETNHRYRCCNMRQFLTWIMLEFAPQHLCDFFLVRQFLPRVRVMGNIRVRHMTLGGQSASSVLEALEPGRLIIQSDISF, encoded by the exons ATGAGCCGTGGACGCGAAGGCTCCCTGATCTTATTCGTCTTCATCGCTGTGTTCCTGTTTATCACGACGGCCTTGAGCCCGGCGTTGATGGGTTCCCACGCTATGGTGGGCAGGATTGTCCTGTCGCTGGCAGCTGGACTTGTATACTATCGACTGGGGAAGGCTTACCTCAGCGGAAACCTTCCTGTAGATGAAAGAGCAATTTTCATCACCG GGTGCGATACCGGCTTGGGGTACTGCCTCGCTGACTCGCTGGTCGAAAAGGGTTTCGACGTATACGCAGGATGTCTCGACGTCACATCTGAAGGAGCCAGGATGCTGGCAGATAAGAACGTAAACGTTGTTCCTGTGGATTATCTAGAGTTGGACACAGTAGTGAAGAGCTACAGCCAAGTTAAGAGACGACTTCGTGAGAAAG AACTGTGGGCGATCGTTGCTAACGCTGGAGTCACTACGTACGGCGAGGTTGAGTGGATGACACCCGAGGAACTGCGCTGGCTCATCGACGTTAACGTTACCGGCACCATCAGCTTCGTCAAAGAAGGAGTTTCTGCGGTCAAGAAAAGCCGCGGAAGAATAGTTATCCTCACGGGACTTCACG GCAGGTTGGCTATACCTGGCATGGTCGGGGCTTCAGCTACAGCGGCTGCGTTGTCGCAGTTTGCGGACGGACTACGACGGGAGCTCTTGAAATTTCAAGTTCAAGTTTGTACCGTGGAACCGGCTTTCTACAG GACACGTACCATGGACCACGACAGTATCAGCGCAGCCCTCACGGTAGTCATCGACAGGTTGCCCAGCGTCGTCAAAGAAGAGTACGGGGGTGCTTACTTGGAGAGCTATCGCTTCTTGTACCCAAAGAAGATTAAGCGGTATGCACGCACAAACATTAACGAAGTGGTTGCTGCCGTCGAGAGGTCTCTATTGAACAAGGAGACAAACCACAGGTATCGGTGCTGCAATATGCGACAATTTCTGACCTGGATAATGCTCGAGTTTGCGCCACAGCACTTGTGCGACTTCTTTCTGGTGAGGCAGTTCTTACCAAGGGTTAGAGTCATGGGTAACATCAGAGTAAGGCACATGACACTAGGGGGTCAATCGGCGAGCAGTGTCCTGGAGGCACTGGAACCTGGCCGGCTAATAATACAATCTGATATTAGTTTTTGA
- the LOC135401375 gene encoding uncharacterized protein LOC135401375 isoform X2, producing the protein MCLLRTAAAILFIAPLIISSVGAPVETTGTTIPVKIAIPDTNEVVTSDIPSHSAIPQCLRESSNVTEDDEGLHVPAQIFTECAKKELRRLQNDIKYETGRPTGGAASDSATVPGEVKLDSPQVQDVLPYDENEEEESPEDYDEKPSKGALEEEPKVEKPKVEEPKVEEPKAEEPKVEERKVEEPKAEEPTPITPKKAVEEPAKIPHEAPKIPDLTTITNAFDSVKPISEHPGVLGEVVRVLQVIFDYKRVQSDLQRILNGDIHKVLQEYPDRAKGFFQLIVSLPERFKGAANDVQEVKKESPADGPYSDVFGNLQAYMNSAAQTSQQLPNMLSLVSTVDALRNIATQLSGLVAPRGFGGFGAGLLPTPPPSPQAALLNEITSVFQHIPATFGSFLNGGRSFGLGRGHRPVRRPVRPPVEPSEVPSEDKPVSPHDEVAAHHTEQVEAKSANDPPAFYKDVATASLAAFDTVSKTLYDILTRDAKAALKEQERQKHE; encoded by the exons ATGTGTCTCCTTCGAACGGCAGCAGCAATTTTATTCATAGCGCCATTGATCATATCGTCTGTAG GAGCTCCTGTTGAGACGACGGGAACGACAATCCCAGTGAAGATAGCCATACCAGACACTAATGAAGTAGTCACTAGTGATATCCCCAGTCATTCAGCCATTCCACAG tGCCTCCGTGAGAGCTCTAACGTCACGGAAGAC GATGAAGGATTGCATGTCCCAGCACAAATATTTACTGAG TGTGCCAAGAAGGAACTTAGGAGGCTTCAAAACGACATCAAGTATGAAACGGGGCGCCCGACAGGTGGCGCCGCAAGTGACAGTGCGACAGTCCCCGGGGAGGTGAAACTGGACTCTCCGCAAGTGCAAGACGTACTCCCATACGACGAAAATGAGGAAGAAGAATCACCCGAAGATTACGACGAAAAGCCCTCCAAAGGAGCCTTAGAGGAAGAACCGAAAGTGGAAAAACCGAAAGTGGAAGAACCGAAAGTGGAAGAACCGAAAGCGGAAGAACCAAAAGTAGAAGAACGGAAAGTAGAAGAACCGAAAGCGGAAGAACCAACACCGATCACTCCCAAGAAGGCTGTAGAAGAACCCGCCAAAATACCTCATGAAGCGCCAAAGATCCCGGACTTGACGACTATCACCAACGCTTTCGATTCGGTGAAGCCCATATCCGAGCATCCCGGCGTCCTCGGGGAGGTCGTTAGGGTTCTGCAAGTCATATTCGATTACAAACGTGTCCAGAGTGACCTGCAGAGGATCTTGAACGGTGATATCCACAAGGTGCTCCAGGAGTATCCCGACAGAGCAAAAGGTTTCTTCCAGCTCATCGTTAGCCTGCCTGAAAGGTTCAAGGGAGCTGCAAATGACGTGCAGGAAGTCAAGAAGGAAAG CCCCGCTGACGGACCGTACTCCGACGTCTTCGGCAACCTGCAAGCCTACATGAACTCAGCGGCTCAAACCAGTCAACAACTTCCCAACATGCTGTCGCTAGTCAGCACTGTGGACGCACTTCGAAACATCGCCACACAATTAAGCGGCCTGGTCGCCCCACGTGGTTTCGGTGGCTTCGGCGCGGGCTTGCTACCTACTCCACCTCCATCTCCGCAAGCCGCGTTGCTCAACGAGATCACATCAGTCTTCCAGCATATACCGGCAACATTCGGgtccttcctcaatggtggacGCTCGTTTGGGCTTGGTAGAGGACACCGCCCAGTACGCAGGCCTGTCCGACCACCAGTTGAACCATCAGAAGTTCCATCCGAAGACAAGCCAGTGTCGCCACACGACGAGGTCGCGGCTCACCACACCGAACAGGTCGAAGCGAAATCTGCGAATGACCCTCCTGCATTTTACAAGGACGTGGCCACAGCGAGCCTTGCTGCCTTTGACACAGTGTCCAAGACGTTGTACGACATTTTGACAAGAGATGCCAAAGCTGCTTTGAAAGAGCAAGAACGACAGAAGCACGAGTGA
- the LOC135399992 gene encoding 17-beta-hydroxysteroid dehydrogenase type 6-like, whose amino-acid sequence MAIPNRSTEDVGARERIMGRILFMCLAFIVINVTPFLSYTLSMVSNVAISLIVGYNLADCIDRCYRKEAQVKDSTVFITGCDSGIGLHAARRLHEHGFDVFAGCLDPNSDGAVILKELHVTIVPIDYLEEDSIIHAYKAVTTQLGDRDLWGIVANAGVVNYGEVEWMSYDEIRWVVNVNLTGTLRFVKEGIPLLRRSRGRLVIMSGVNGRHAVPGIVAASASGAALCSAADGLRRELRKWNIGVSTIEPMLYRTRTTEPENVKIGITELINRIPHNVMEDYGQPYMDAYKSLLPKRLYTYMHINLNDVSRAINRALTDAAPRARYRCGGSDMFMALLLEMLPPDVVDTVVNTIFQPRCRVKTVTTRYK is encoded by the exons ATGGCGATTCCAAATCGAAGCACAGAGGATGTCGGTGCTCGAGAGCGCATCATGGGCAGGATCTTGTTCATGTGCCTTGCATTCATTGTCATAAACGTCACTCCGTTTCTGAGTTACACACTCAGCATGGTGTCGAACGTGGCCATTTCACTTATCGTCGGGTACAACCTGGCTGATTGCATCGACCGATGCTACAGGAAAGAAGCTCAAGTCAAGGACTCCACAGTCTTCATCACAG GATGCGACAGTGGCATAGGTCTGCATGCTGCAAGGCGTCTGCATGAGCACGGTTTCGACGTCTTCGCCGGCTGTCTAGATCCAAATTCCGATGGAGCTGTCATCTTGAAAGAACTCCACGTAACTATTGTGCCCATCGATTACCTAGAAGAAGACAGCATCATTCATGCTTATAAGGCTGTGACCACCCAGCTTGGCGACAGAG ATCTCTGGGGGATCGTCGCTAACGCTGGTGTTGTGAACTATGGCGAGGTGGAGTGGATGTCTTACGATGAAATCAGATGGGTAGTCAACGTGAACTTAACTGGCACACTAAGATTCGTCAAAGAAGGCATACCCCTCCTGAGAAGAAGCAGGGGCCGTCTCGTTATTATGTCTGGCGTCAACG GTCGCCATGCCGTACCAGGAATCGTTGCAGCAAGTGCTTCCGGCGCAGCCTTATGTTCAGCAGCAGACGGCCTGCGCAGGGAGCTCAGGAAATGGAACATTGGGGTCAGCACTATCGAACCTATGCTGTACAG AACTCGAACTACGGAGCCAGAAAACGTCAAGATCGGCATCACAGAGTTAATCAACCGAATTCCACACAACGTGATGGAAGATTACGGACAGCCGTACATGGACGCCTATAAGTCCTTGCTTCCAAAGCGGCTCTACACGTACATGCACATTAACCTCAACGACGTCTCCAGGGCAATCAACCG TGCCTTGACCGACGCGGCACCAAGAGCTCGTTACCGGTGCGGAGGATCGGACATGTTCATGGCTCTGCTCCTGGAAATGCTACCTCCCGATGTGGTTGATACAGTTGTCAACACCATCTTTCAGCCACGCTGCCGGGTGAAGACGGTGACCACAAGATATAAATAA
- the LOC135399994 gene encoding retinol dehydrogenase 5-like isoform X2 — protein MSRGREGSLILFVFIAVFLFITTALSPALMGSHAMVGRIVLSLAAGLVYYRLGKAYLSGNLPVDERAIFITGCDTGLGYCLADSLVEKGFDVYAGCLDVTSEGARMLADKNVNVVPVDYLELDTVVKSYSQVKRRLREKELWAIVANAGVTTYGEVEWMTPEELRWLIDVNVTGTISFVKEGVSAVKKSRGRIVILTGLHGRLAIPGMVGASATAAALSQFADGLRRELLKFQVQVCTVEPAFYRTRTMDHDSISAALTVVIDRLPSVVKEEYGGAYLESYRFLYPKKIKRPSSP, from the exons ATGAGCCGTGGACGCGAAGGCTCCCTGATCTTATTCGTCTTCATCGCTGTGTTCCTGTTTATCACGACGGCCTTGAGCCCGGCGTTGATGGGTTCCCACGCTATGGTGGGCAGGATTGTCCTGTCGCTGGCAGCTGGACTTGTATACTATCGACTGGGGAAGGCTTACCTCAGCGGAAACCTTCCTGTAGATGAAAGAGCAATTTTCATCACCG GGTGCGATACCGGCTTGGGGTACTGCCTCGCTGACTCGCTGGTCGAAAAGGGTTTCGACGTATACGCAGGATGTCTCGACGTCACATCTGAAGGAGCCAGGATGCTGGCAGATAAGAACGTAAACGTTGTTCCTGTGGATTATCTAGAGTTGGACACAGTAGTGAAGAGCTACAGCCAAGTTAAGAGACGACTTCGTGAGAAAG AACTGTGGGCGATCGTTGCTAACGCTGGAGTCACTACGTACGGCGAGGTTGAGTGGATGACACCCGAGGAACTGCGCTGGCTCATCGACGTTAACGTTACCGGCACCATCAGCTTCGTCAAAGAAGGAGTTTCTGCGGTCAAGAAAAGCCGCGGAAGAATAGTTATCCTCACGGGACTTCACG GCAGGTTGGCTATACCTGGCATGGTCGGGGCTTCAGCTACAGCGGCTGCGTTGTCGCAGTTTGCGGACGGACTACGACGGGAGCTCTTGAAATTTCAAGTTCAAGTTTGTACCGTGGAACCGGCTTTCTACAG GACACGTACCATGGACCACGACAGTATCAGCGCAGCCCTCACGGTAGTCATCGACAGGTTGCCCAGCGTCGTCAAAGAAGAGTACGGGGGTGCTTACTTGGAGAGCTATCGCTTCTTGTACCCAAAGAAGATTAAGCG GCCCTCATCGCCATAG
- the LOC135399993 gene encoding pancreatic triacylglycerol lipase-like, whose translation MEPVRSTLQTLLLSVLLVLCRPSGRDLSVIKRSLSLFEKCMPDLGCFRNGGNWFHLLYRPVSALPDDRDVVNTTFLLYTRDNPSIHEYLVPSSHYDLLNTQFNPRRPTKLVVHGYMDNIVIGKWLFDMRDKILQAEDANVIIVDWKGGNLLPYPRATANTRVAGAEIAHLIRVLESVTGAKQESFHCIGHSLGAQICGYAGQRLARLGRISGLDPAGPFFHHMHPEVRLDPKDALFVDVIHSDASHPFMMIAGFGMDEMVGDLDFYPNNGNRQPGCQKYNFRKFVRKGGLIDGMRRFSSCDHIRALDYYLETITNEYRCLPVAVSCASWDNFVAGQCSHCDSEHAECAVMGYHSDKLRTRRRAGHKRKLFLQTNDEEPFCLHQYNVAVKMSRTPKRAVWDAFGEIYLHVKSKLNDGIVRLSRRPQDIRGGRQYNYYFTTREKMDSTKAVGLRWSNLDPEVDNRLFVHSVKIRPFDSYFKRGKHLRNTVYCANNSHALAPGEEMFLEGTTTCPDF comes from the exons ATGGAACCTGTGCGCTCCACGCTCCAGACCCTGCTACTTTCCGTTCTGCTGGTCCTCTGCAGGCCTTCGGGACGTGATCTCAGTGTCATCAAAC GCTCCTTATCGTTGTTTGAAAAATGCATGCCGGACTTAGGCTGCTTCCGCAATGGTGGTAACTGGTTTCACCTGCTCTACCGACCGGTGTCAGCGTTGCCTGATGACAGAGACGTAGTCAACACTACATTCCTTCTGTACACCCGCGACAACCCGTCTATCCACGAGTACCTCGTACCGTCTAGTCACTACGATTTGCTCAATACACAATTCAACCCGCGGCGTCCGACGAAGCTTGTGGTGCACGGGTACATGGACAACATCGTCATCGGCAAGTGGTTGTTT GACATGAGGGATAAGATTTTACAAGCAGAAGACGCcaacgtcatcatcgtcgactGGAAAGGAGGCAACCTCCTGCCTTATCCAAGGGCGACTGCCAACACCCGTGTTGCCGGCGCTGAAATCGCTCATCTCATTCGAGTTCTAGAG TCTGTAACAGGTGCCAAGCAAGAGTCTTTTCACTGCATTGGCCACAGCCTTGGTGCTCAAATTTGCGGCTATGCCGGGCAACGTCTGGCGAGACTGGGACGCATATCAG GGCTTGATCCAGCAGGGCCGTTCTTCCACCACATGCATCCTGAGGTGCGGCTCGATCCCAAGGATGCACTTTTTGTGGACGTGATCCACTCCGACGCTAGTCACCCATTCATGATGATTGCAG GTTTCGGAATGGATGAAATGGTGGGTGATTTGGACTTCTACCCCAACAATGGCAACCGTCAACCTGGATGCCAAAAATATAACTTCAGAAAGTTCGTCAGAAAAGGAGGCCTTATCGATG GCATGCGACGGTTCAGTTCGTGCGACCACATCCGTGCCTTGGATTACTACCTGGAAACAATCACCAACGAATACCGCTGCCTTCCTGTGGCCGTCTCCTGCGCTTCCTGGGACAACTTCGTTGCGGGTCAGTGCAGTCACTGCGACTCTGAGCACGCCGAATGCGCGGTCATGGGCTACCACTCGGACAAGCTGCGGACGAGGAGGCGCGCTGGACACAAGCGGAAGCTCTTCCTTCAAACCAACGACGAGGAACCTTTTTGCT TGCACCAGTACAACGTGGCTGTGAAGATGTCGCGCACTCCCAAGAGAGCCGTCTGGGACGCATTCGGAGAGATCTACTTGCACGTCAAAAGCAAACTGAACGATGGTATCGTCAGGCTCAGTCGAAG GCCTCAGGACATACGTGGAGGACGACAGTACAACTACTATTTTACGACCCGCGAAAAAATGGACAGCACTAAAGCAGTGGGTCTGCGATGGAGCAATCTGGACCCTGAAGTCGACAATCGATTGTTCGTGCACTCTGTCAAGATTCGCCCCTTCGACAGCTACTTCAAACG CGGAAAACACCTCAGAAATACCGTCTACTGCGCAAACAATAGCCATGCCTTAGCGCCGGGCGAAGAGATGTTTCTGGAAGGAACGACAACGTGTCCAGACTTCTAA
- the LOC135399728 gene encoding pancreatic triacylglycerol lipase-like produces the protein MQRWIYEPSDPAIMERMKCIDDLGCFNIDGAFYHLVHRPINVLPDDRHRIGTKYLLFTKHNPNEAELLSPGNTVALNESFFDASLDTKVIVHGFVDSLELGKWIHIMKDEFLKHGDYNVIVVDWRGGNGPPYTKATANTRVVGAELALLIKFIHNSTGTPVDKFHIIGHSLGAQIGGYAGERLSNLGRITGLDPAGPYFFNMPPEVRLDPSDAKFVDVIHSDASLPHHLITNLGIFTDKGFGIDQLIGHVDFYPNNGNNQPGCRLSHINSLLLEGMLESFRRLTACDHQRSVDFFTSTINTRLCVPVGVVCRSWEDFTAGRCGGCASGTGRCAAMGFLADRMRRLPRNNDSVKLFLKTNPEPPFCLFQYQIIVKTTRSVPLWDLFGEVMLTLPGIGQKVAIRMNKSPFSSKTGTKYTSLLSTKQRLFDVQNVTFHWKNSVVDDEGPVPKILYFKIRPLDLHMSPKRARFLEPWLFCSNAGAALVPGDVFLEPAEDCASWDYDDEWDR, from the exons ATGCAACGCTGGATTTACGAGCCAAGCGACCCAGCTATTATGGAGAGGAT GAAGTGCATCGATGATCTAGGATGCTTCAATATCGATGGTGCCTTCTACCACCTAGTCCACCGGCCAATCAACGTTCTGCCAGATGACCGGCATCGTATCGGCACTAAATACTTGCTCTTCACCAAGCACAATCCAAACGAAGCCGAGCTATTGAGTCCTGGCAACACTGTCGCACTGAACGAGTCCTTTTTCGACGCTAGTCTCGATACGAAGGTCATCGTACACGGATTCGTGGACTCTTTGGAACTTGGAAAGTGGATACAT ATTATGAAGGACGAATTCCTTAAACATGGAGACTACAACGTAATTGTGGTCGACTGGAGAGGCGGTAATGGACCTCCTTACACGAAGGCGACTGCCAACACCAGAGTGGTTGGAGCAGAGCTGGCTCTACTCATCAAGTTCATCCAC AACAGTACTGGCACACCTGTAGACAAATTTCACATCATCGGTCACAGCCTCGGCGCCCAAATAGGAGGCTACGCCGGTGAGCGCCTCTCGAATCTGGGAAGGATAACAG GACTGGATCCTGCAGGgccttacttcttcaacatgcCGCCTGAAGTTAGGCTGGATCCAAGTGACGCTAAATTTGTGGACGTTATCCATTCCGATGCCAGTTTACCGCATCATCTGATAACGAACCTAGGTATTTTCACCGACAAGG GCTTCGGCATAGATCAGCTAATCGGTCACGTAGACTTCTACCCAAACAACGGCAACAACCAGCCAGGATGTCGCTTGTCTCATATCAACAGCTTGCTCTTGGAGGGCATGCTTGAAAGCTTCAGGCGTCTCACAGCTTGCGATCACCAGCGATCTGTAGACTTTTTCACCTCCACCATAAACACCCGGCTCTGCGTTCCTGTGGGTGTGGTGTGCAG GAGCTGGGAAGACTTTACTGCAGGACGATGTGGAGGGTGTGCTTCGGGAACGGGAAGATGTGCTGCCATGGGATTCTTAGCTGATCGCATGAGGAGGCTACCCAGAAATAATGATTCCGTGAAGCTCTTTTTAAAGACCAACCCAGAACCACCATTTTGCT TGTTTCAATACCAAATAATAGTTAAGACAACCAGGTCAGTACCCCTGTGGGACCTGTTCGGTGAGGTCATGCTTACTCTACCTGGTATTGGTCAAAAGGTCGCCATAAGGATGAATAAAAG CCCGTTCTCTTCAAAGACGGGAACGAAATACACGTCCCTTCTTTCAACGAAGCAACGGCTATTCGACGTCCAGAACGTGACGTTCCACTGGAAAAACTCTGTTGTAGATGACGAGGGCCCAGTTCCAAAAATACTCTACTTTAAGATACGACCACTCGACCTCCACATGTCGCCAAAAAG ggCACGTTTTTTGGAACCCTGGTTGTTCTGCAGCAATGCAGGCGCTGCGCTCGTACCCGGCGACGTGTTCTTGGAACCAGCCGAAGACTGTGCTTCTTGGGATTATGACGACGAATGGGATCGATGA